One Felis catus isolate Fca126 chromosome D1, F.catus_Fca126_mat1.0, whole genome shotgun sequence DNA segment encodes these proteins:
- the LOC101088780 gene encoding olfactory receptor 6M1 — MPMGNWSTVTEFTLIAFPTLLELRILLFVVLLLTYTLTAIGNIVIIFLIWTDNHLQTPMYIFLSNLSFLDILYTTVVTPKLLACLLGEKKTISFAGCITQTYFYFFLGTVEFILLAVMSFDRYVAICNPLRYTIIMNSRTCLLLVLSCWVGAFLSVLVPTIVVTRLPYCGKEINHFFCDIAPLLQVACVDTHLIEQINFLLSALVILSSLAFTTASYTYIISTILCIPSAQGRQKAFSTCASHITVIAIAYGSNIFVYVRPNQNYSLNFDKVAAVLITVVTPLLNPFIYSLRNEKVKEVLRETINRIMSLILRITGH; from the coding sequence ATGCCCATGGGAAATTGGAGCACGGTGACTGAATTCACCCTGATCGCCTTTCCCACTCTCCTGGAGCTTCGAATACTCCTCTTTGTGGTTCTTTTGCTGACGTACACACTAACAGCAATAGGAAACATTGTCATCATCTTCCTAATATGGACTGATAATCACCTGCAAACCCCAATGTACATTTTCCTCAGTAATCTgtcttttctggatattttatacaCCACTGTCGTTACACCAAAGTTGCTAGCCTGCCTCCTAGGAGAGAAGAAAACCATATCCTTTGCTGGCTGTATCACTCAAACatatttctacttctttctggGGACAGTGGAGTTTATCCTCCTAGCAGTGATGTCCTTTGACCGCTACGTGGCCATCTGTAACCCCCTGCGCTATACCATCATCATGAACAGCAGGACCTGCCTCCTGCTGGTTCTGAGCTGCTGGGTAGGAGCCTTCCTGTCTGTGTTGGTACCAACCATTGTAGTGACAAGGCTACCTTACTGTGGAAAAGAAATCAATCATTTTTTCTGTGACATTGCCCCTCTTCTGCAGGTGGCCTGTGTAGATACTCACCTCATTGAGCAGATCAACTTCCTCCTATCTGCCCTTGTCATCCTGAGCTCCCTGGCATTCACTACTGCGTCCTATACCTACATCATCTCTACCATCCTGTGCATCCCCTCGGCCCAAGGCCGTCAAAAGGCTTTTTCTACCTGTGCTTCTCATATCACGGTCATTGCCATTGCTTACGGGAGCAATATCTTTGTGTATGTGAGACCCAATCAGAACTATTCCCTGAATTTTGACAAGGTAGCTGCTGTCCTCATTACAGTGGTGACCCCTCTCCTGAATCCTTTTATTTATAGTTTGAGAAATGAAAAGGTGAAAGAAGTATTGAGAGAGACAATAAACAGAATCATGTCCTTGATACTAAGGATAACCGGACATTAG